In the genome of Saprospira sp. CCB-QB6, one region contains:
- a CDS encoding aminoacyl-histidine dipeptidase has protein sequence MSQKVAELAPKALWEAFSQLNAVPRPSKKEEAVCAFMRSYISNLGLVAEEDEVGNILVRKPATAGLENRPTVLLQSHLDMVHQKNADTEFDFASQGIEMYVEGDWVKAKGTTLGADNGIGVAAIMALLASTDIPHPPLEALFTVDEETGMTGALGLGPNWLKSDYLLNLDTEDDKELTIGCAGGVDISVAGNYVPSALAKEEDLALKISLKGLSGGHSGMDIIKGLANANLLLARVLRSLYPLALAQFDGGGLRNAIPREAWAIVVLPKAEEAQCREQLAALEAELKAEYSSTDPGLSLTAEVVALPQIKLGEAEQAALLAAVLATPNGIFRMSPEIEGLVQTSNNLARLLIKDGEYSVLCLCRSSVDSEKWALAENIQGLYGLLGADTQLSGSYPGWEPLPASSLVDQMRQLFIDRFEEEPDVNACHAGLECGILGRHYPKMQMISFGPNIRGAHSPDERVQISSVQKFWAYLLDALAQLK, from the coding sequence ATGAGTCAGAAAGTAGCAGAATTGGCCCCTAAAGCATTATGGGAGGCCTTTAGTCAGCTTAATGCAGTGCCTCGTCCCTCTAAAAAAGAGGAGGCGGTTTGTGCATTTATGCGGAGCTATATCTCCAACTTGGGATTAGTTGCCGAGGAGGATGAGGTAGGAAATATTTTGGTCCGAAAGCCAGCCACTGCAGGCCTAGAAAACCGCCCCACGGTCCTTTTGCAGAGCCATTTGGATATGGTGCATCAGAAGAATGCCGATACCGAGTTCGATTTTGCTAGTCAAGGTATTGAGATGTATGTAGAAGGCGATTGGGTAAAGGCTAAGGGAACGACCTTGGGCGCAGATAATGGGATTGGCGTAGCGGCTATTATGGCCCTTTTGGCCAGTACCGATATTCCCCATCCTCCTTTGGAGGCCCTTTTTACCGTAGATGAAGAGACGGGAATGACTGGTGCCTTGGGCTTGGGACCCAATTGGTTGAAATCGGATTATTTGCTCAATCTAGATACTGAGGATGATAAGGAGTTGACGATTGGTTGTGCAGGTGGTGTAGATATTTCGGTAGCGGGAAATTATGTGCCTAGCGCCCTGGCCAAAGAGGAAGATCTGGCCCTGAAAATTAGCTTAAAAGGCTTGAGTGGTGGACATTCGGGTATGGATATTATTAAGGGCTTGGCCAATGCCAACCTACTTTTGGCCCGTGTGTTAAGATCGCTTTATCCCTTGGCCTTAGCCCAATTTGATGGGGGCGGATTGCGCAATGCGATTCCCAGAGAGGCTTGGGCGATTGTCGTTTTGCCCAAGGCAGAAGAGGCGCAATGCAGAGAACAACTAGCTGCTTTGGAGGCCGAACTCAAGGCAGAATATAGCAGCACAGATCCCGGCCTAAGTTTGACCGCTGAGGTGGTAGCTTTGCCCCAAATTAAGTTGGGCGAAGCGGAACAAGCGGCCCTTTTGGCGGCGGTTTTGGCTACTCCCAACGGCATCTTCAGAATGAGCCCAGAGATTGAGGGGCTGGTGCAAACTTCAAATAATTTGGCTCGCTTGCTCATCAAAGATGGGGAGTATAGTGTACTTTGCCTTTGCCGCAGCTCGGTAGATTCTGAGAAATGGGCTTTGGCCGAAAACATTCAGGGGTTGTATGGCCTATTGGGGGCCGACACGCAGTTGTCGGGCAGTTATCCGGGCTGGGAGCCTTTGCCCGCTTCTAGTTTGGTGGACCAAATGCGTCAACTTTTTATTGATCGCTTTGAGGAGGAGCCCGACGTAAATGCTTGTCATGCGGGCTTGGAGTGTGGTATTTTGGGCCGTCATTACCCCAAAATGCAGATGATCTCTTTTGGTCCCAACATCCGCGGGGCGCATTCTCCCGATGAGCGAGTACAGATCAGCTCAGTACAGAAGTTTTGGGCTTATTTGCTGGATGCTTTAGCGCAGTTGAAGTAA
- a CDS encoding acyltransferase, which produces MDTQQEKAPLLWALAASLGSGLLLAFSLSNYSLLFTAFFAFIPLLWLSRKLSFWPFVGFSILSNLLTYGLLASPLFETVESSTALFSLGFISLLFSIPWAMLWLIHHRHNAKLGYWAFVSSYLALEWMQGQFSGHWAGWQLGSLPLLFGNIWQALAFVGTGGASLWILSLNIQLFRLIFPAQPQSRKGAIWAGIPLVLLPFLLSLFIGPSQKGESGSFTYQSTYKSQTGRLLLGQLPTEEIPENALYAQEKVLNSWAYQANQDSLNSIRFWQKGERQAVNGQGFLVRTILGQEQRFFQFLDWQGSRLLLLNAQSLKRTAPIREGLQKGAQTSLAFSQDSSLSPMLYRSARARAQESGSDIILVQKTAAHYFGANGAYQKLEEGQSCSPKIWSPTFFAQYGDLPGRLSIFLAAWLALASIVKPFRKK; this is translated from the coding sequence TTGGATACGCAGCAAGAAAAAGCGCCCCTACTTTGGGCCCTAGCCGCTAGTTTGGGCAGTGGATTATTACTGGCCTTTAGCCTTTCTAACTATAGTTTGTTATTTACGGCCTTCTTTGCCTTTATCCCTTTATTGTGGCTAAGTAGAAAGCTGTCTTTTTGGCCCTTTGTCGGCTTTAGTATTTTGAGCAATCTCCTTACTTATGGCCTTTTGGCCAGCCCCCTATTCGAGACTGTCGAAAGCAGTACAGCCCTCTTTTCTTTAGGATTTATTAGCCTGTTATTTAGTATTCCTTGGGCTATGCTTTGGTTAATTCATCATCGGCATAATGCTAAATTGGGCTATTGGGCTTTTGTGAGTAGTTACTTGGCGCTTGAGTGGATGCAAGGGCAATTTAGTGGACATTGGGCGGGTTGGCAACTTGGTAGTTTGCCCTTACTCTTTGGCAATATTTGGCAGGCTTTGGCCTTTGTGGGTACAGGTGGAGCTAGTTTGTGGATACTCAGCCTTAATATTCAACTTTTCCGCCTTATCTTTCCCGCTCAGCCCCAAAGCCGAAAAGGCGCTATTTGGGCGGGCATTCCGCTAGTTCTTCTCCCCTTTTTATTGAGTTTGTTTATTGGCCCTAGCCAAAAGGGAGAGTCGGGCAGTTTTACTTATCAATCTACTTATAAAAGCCAAACTGGCCGCTTACTTTTGGGCCAATTGCCCACAGAGGAGATTCCAGAAAACGCTCTTTATGCACAAGAAAAAGTCTTGAACAGTTGGGCCTATCAAGCCAATCAAGATAGCCTTAACAGCATCCGCTTCTGGCAAAAAGGAGAACGACAGGCCGTAAATGGTCAAGGCTTTCTAGTTCGGACCATATTAGGCCAAGAGCAGCGCTTTTTCCAGTTTCTCGATTGGCAGGGCTCTCGCCTGCTCCTCCTCAATGCCCAAAGTCTAAAACGCACTGCTCCCATCCGAGAGGGCTTACAAAAAGGAGCACAAACTAGCCTAGCTTTTAGTCAAGACAGCAGCCTCTCTCCTATGTTGTACCGCTCGGCTCGTGCTCGAGCCCAAGAGAGTGGCAGCGATATTATTTTGGTCCAAAAAACGGCAGCTCATTACTTTGGCGCCAATGGAGCATACCAAAAACTAGAAGAGGGCCAAAGCTGTTCTCCTAAAATATGGAGCCCTACATTTTTTGCCCAATATGGCGATTTGCCCGGGCGATTGTCTATCTTTTTGGCGGCCTGGTTGGCCTTAGCCAGCATTGTCAAACCCTTCCGTAAGAAATAA
- a CDS encoding RNA polymerase sigma factor, which yields MRYSNKSTDNELIQGCRKGDRLAQKHLYEKYYGRMYGIAMRYTKNQEEALDILNTSFLKVFTSLDKYQDSNNLAGWIAKIVFNSAIDHVRRNTKYKQVINYNIERDGAVHNGSLQQLQAEDLYRLIQRLPNASRSVFNLYVVDGYKHKEIADMLGISVGTSKWHLANARKELRALLEQQKRYEAAP from the coding sequence ATGAGATATTCTAACAAAAGTACAGATAATGAGCTCATCCAAGGCTGCCGCAAAGGCGACCGATTGGCCCAAAAGCATTTGTATGAAAAGTACTACGGACGAATGTATGGCATTGCTATGCGTTATACCAAGAACCAGGAGGAGGCGCTAGACATTCTTAACACCTCTTTTCTCAAGGTGTTTACCTCTTTAGATAAGTACCAAGATAGCAACAACCTTGCAGGTTGGATTGCCAAGATTGTCTTTAATAGTGCTATCGACCACGTTCGCCGAAACACCAAATACAAACAGGTTATCAACTATAATATAGAAAGAGATGGGGCCGTACATAACGGTAGCTTGCAACAATTGCAGGCCGAGGATCTCTACCGCTTAATTCAGCGCCTTCCCAATGCTAGCCGTAGCGTCTTTAACCTCTATGTAGTAGATGGCTATAAGCACAAAGAAATTGCCGATATGCTAGGCATTTCGGTAGGGACTTCCAAATGGCACCTAGCCAATGCACGCAAAGAACTGCGCGCCTTGCTCGAGCAACAAAAACGCTACGAGGCTGCCCCCTAA
- a CDS encoding phosphatidic acid phosphatase: protein MKNEDLELEQEILQAEYMQAQQPALLVLLAQGISVVFHPFLILLYAFVLLAYCNPFLFRVSSFTAVFENKVNSMLFIWLAIFSFAVPLLTVLMMRALNFVSSLQMPGRMERIGPYIVVGLLYMVIFVNFKNNPGVPLELTAFALGSTIALFISFFFNLFTKISVHTTGMGGLIAMTLLAVSRSYDGQGYLLAVVILIAGLVGSARLLLGAHKTKEIYGGYVSGFMGQMIAFNYLFAVAAEQI, encoded by the coding sequence ATGAAAAACGAAGATTTAGAACTTGAGCAGGAGATCCTACAGGCAGAATATATGCAGGCTCAGCAACCTGCGCTTTTGGTCCTTTTGGCCCAAGGCATTTCTGTTGTATTCCACCCTTTTCTCATTTTGCTCTACGCCTTTGTCCTTTTGGCTTATTGCAATCCCTTTTTGTTCCGAGTGAGTAGTTTTACTGCTGTCTTTGAAAATAAGGTTAATAGCATGCTTTTCATTTGGCTGGCTATTTTCTCTTTTGCGGTCCCCCTACTTACTGTCCTCATGATGCGAGCCCTCAATTTTGTTTCTTCTCTACAAATGCCTGGTCGCATGGAGCGCATTGGCCCCTATATCGTGGTGGGCCTATTATACATGGTCATCTTTGTCAATTTCAAGAACAACCCTGGCGTCCCTTTAGAGCTAACCGCCTTTGCTTTGGGCAGTACGATTGCTCTTTTCATTTCCTTTTTCTTCAACCTATTTACCAAAATTAGCGTGCATACTACAGGCATGGGAGGGCTAATTGCCATGACGCTACTTGCTGTAAGCAGAAGCTATGATGGCCAAGGCTATTTATTGGCGGTAGTGATTCTAATTGCAGGTTTGGTTGGTAGCGCTCGTTTGCTTCTTGGCGCTCACAAAACAAAAGAAATTTATGGAGGTTATGTATCAGGCTTTATGGGCCAAATGATTGCTTTCAATTATTTATTTGCCGTTGCCGCCGAGCAGATCTAA
- a CDS encoding LysE family translocator, protein MLTQAILEGLGLGLLLSIMTGPIFFTILQVSIEKGSRSGIALVAGQWISDFIYIGISSYLAKFLISWTKESDLGQDLEFYLSIGGGAFLILLGVLLLLSPMPKAKPKEEPLSNKQAGQYFLQGFLINSLTPFPLFFWFTSIGTAYSRGYSQTDLIFFGVAIMLMVILTDFLKVFLASRLRQLLNELWLKRIRWVASFGLILSGLLFWLRLIWLS, encoded by the coding sequence ATGCTCACGCAAGCGATTCTAGAAGGGTTGGGCCTCGGCCTATTACTTAGTATCATGACTGGACCTATTTTCTTTACCATCTTACAAGTGAGTATAGAAAAAGGAAGTCGATCAGGAATTGCCCTAGTGGCAGGCCAATGGATCAGCGATTTTATTTATATTGGTATTAGTAGCTATTTAGCTAAGTTCTTAATTTCTTGGACCAAAGAAAGTGATTTAGGGCAAGACCTTGAGTTTTATTTGAGCATAGGTGGTGGCGCTTTTCTAATTCTTTTAGGCGTTCTTCTGCTCTTGAGCCCGATGCCCAAAGCTAAACCCAAAGAAGAACCACTGAGCAATAAACAAGCAGGACAATATTTCTTACAAGGCTTTTTAATTAACAGCCTAACCCCTTTCCCCCTCTTTTTTTGGTTCACAAGTATCGGAACAGCCTACAGCAGAGGCTATAGCCAAACAGATTTAATCTTTTTTGGCGTCGCCATTATGCTCATGGTTATTTTGACCGATTTTTTAAAAGTTTTTCTAGCTAGCCGACTTCGCCAATTACTTAATGAACTTTGGTTGAAACGAATACGTTGGGTCGCTAGCTTTGGCCTAATTCTTTCAGGTTTGTTGTTTTGGCTTCGGCTAATATGGCTAAGCTAA
- the hemW gene encoding radical SAM family heme chaperone HemW, with product MSALYIHIPFCKQACHYCNFHFSTSLKYKGRMLEAIGKELVLQKDYLQGAELQSVYFGGGTPSLLSASEIMQLWSIIETHYNLGPNMEVTLEANPDDMKLDKLRSYKLHTPINRLSIGLQSFLPDELSYMNRAHSAEEAENCLANALAVGFEQLSVDLIYGGPFLSNEDWRKAIRKLFAFQVPHLSAYALTLEPNTPLEHLVRRNKLPALDEERAAQHFEILLEECILHDYEQYEISNFCRNQQYAKHNSSYWKGRPYLGIGPSAHSFNGHSRQWNVANNMKYINALEDNQLLFEIEELSPTEQFNELLMTRLRTKWGLSLQEVEKRWGNNCKQQLLRQIQPFIQDHLAHIQTNYIYLTDAGKLLSDHILAELFLEDIPA from the coding sequence ATGTCGGCACTATATATCCATATCCCCTTTTGCAAACAAGCCTGCCACTATTGCAATTTTCACTTCTCTACCTCCCTCAAATATAAGGGGCGTATGCTAGAAGCTATCGGTAAAGAATTAGTCCTGCAAAAGGATTACCTCCAAGGCGCCGAACTACAATCGGTCTATTTTGGCGGAGGAACTCCCTCCCTGCTCTCTGCCTCCGAAATTATGCAACTCTGGTCCATTATAGAAACACACTATAACTTGGGCCCCAATATGGAAGTAACCCTAGAGGCCAATCCCGACGATATGAAGCTCGATAAACTTCGTAGCTATAAATTACATACCCCCATCAACCGACTGAGCATCGGCCTGCAATCCTTTTTGCCCGATGAACTAAGCTATATGAATCGCGCCCATTCCGCAGAAGAAGCCGAAAACTGCCTCGCCAATGCCCTAGCCGTAGGCTTCGAACAACTTTCTGTCGACCTGATCTATGGCGGCCCCTTCCTCTCCAATGAAGACTGGCGCAAAGCAATTCGCAAACTTTTCGCCTTCCAAGTTCCCCATCTCTCCGCCTATGCCCTCACACTCGAACCCAATACGCCACTCGAACATCTAGTCCGCCGCAATAAATTGCCCGCCCTCGATGAAGAACGAGCCGCCCAACATTTCGAGATTCTCTTAGAAGAATGCATCTTGCACGATTATGAGCAATACGAAATCTCCAACTTTTGCCGCAACCAACAGTACGCTAAACACAATTCTTCTTACTGGAAAGGCCGCCCCTACCTCGGCATCGGCCCCTCTGCCCATAGCTTCAATGGCCATAGCCGACAATGGAATGTCGCCAACAACATGAAGTATATCAATGCCCTAGAAGATAACCAACTCCTCTTCGAAATAGAAGAGCTCTCCCCCACTGAGCAATTTAATGAACTACTCATGACCCGCCTGCGCACAAAATGGGGACTCTCCCTACAAGAGGTGGAAAAACGCTGGGGCAATAACTGTAAACAACAACTCCTCCGCCAAATTCAACCTTTTATTCAAGATCATTTGGCCCATATCCAAACCAATTATATCTACCTCACCGATGCAGGAAAGCTCCTCAGTGATCATATTCTAGCCGAGCTCTTTCTCGAAGATATTCCCGCCTAA